A single window of Nitrospirota bacterium DNA harbors:
- the rsfS gene encoding ribosome silencing factor yields the protein MPLNSKEEALKAARVALDKKASDVLVLELKGLSVIADYFVICSGESSRQVKALAEEIEKKLSKSKILPLNIEGLNNACWILMDYGDVIVHIFDAETRAYYELEKLWLDAPRIPVNQDKDILGKRGKRALY from the coding sequence ATACCTTTAAACAGTAAAGAAGAAGCACTTAAAGCGGCGAGGGTAGCTCTGGATAAAAAAGCCAGTGATGTCCTTGTCCTTGAATTGAAGGGCCTTTCAGTAATAGCGGATTACTTTGTAATCTGTTCTGGAGAAAGCTCCAGACAGGTTAAAGCATTAGCGGAAGAAATAGAGAAAAAACTTTCAAAGAGTAAAATTCTTCCGCTTAACATTGAAGGGTTGAATAATGCCTGCTGGATTTTGATGGATTATGGCGACGTGATAGTCCACATCTTTGATGCAGAGACGAGGGCTTATTACGAACTTGAAAAACTCTGGCTCGATGCCCCTCGAATACCTGTAAATCAAGATAAAGATATATTGGGCAAGAGAGGTAAAAGAGCCTTATACTAA